TGGCACCTGGAAGGCACAAGATGTTCCGCTAGGAAGATGCACCCttgtagggagagcattccaaaagaGGAGACCCCTCGCTGAATTCCACGAGGGCTAAAAGCAGCCAGGCGGAATTGCCCGGCTTTGTTAAAATAGATCTATCAGGGCAAATAGCTCGAGAGCAAGTAGAAAGGTCTTTGCCAGGAAAGAGAACTCCAGAATCATCTGGAAGGAGAGGATTCTGCCGCAGGCAGGCAGTCTGTGAGCGgaaccaccaccaaaaagaccctgtTCCTGGTGCCCTGCTCGTTTGACCTCCGAAGGCAAGGATGCCCAGAGAAGGGCTCCCCGCCATGACCTTAATGTTTGGACAGGGTCGGGTCCTGGCCGTGTTCCAGGTCTCCTCCCCACGAAAGCCTAGCCTGCCGCCGCCTTCTTCTTCGATTGCCCCCACAGCCTCAGCCCCAGGAGGGAAATTGAATGCCTCCACGCCCAGCCTCTTTCTGCCGCACTCCTCCTAAcacccccctcccttttctctcctcctcctccaggtctgTGCAGACTTTTGCGGACAAATCAAAGCAAGAAGCTCTTAAGAACGACCTGGTGGAGGCTTtgaagagaaagcagcaaagttaaaacaaaaaaaaccaacagctCCGTTGACGATGCTAACAAAACATGCCATGCACTCATTAGATTCTTTTTCTTAGAAAACATttcccccccctctccctccccctccccccctttgccGGCCTGCCCCATTTTTTTCTTTGACATCATTTCCTATTCACAATCCTGTTCCACTCAGAGCACTGCCTCCCCTCCATGAATAAAGCTGTATAAACTTTTCCCGGTCTCTTGCAGCTTACTTTACATCCTCTTTCATTGTCGCAGCCGCGGGAAGCATTTCTGCCGAGAGATCCACCTTTTTCTCCCCCGCGGCTGCCtgcctctttttctctcccccaccatttATATACACAAACCCAGCAGTCATTCTGTTACgtatcttcccccctcccctccgccccacTTGCTCTGCATTCTTTCCCATCTTTTGTTACATTGGtgtaaaaaatgtaaaacaaaaaaaaaaactttattaaaTACTGTGGTGTGTGAAAGAGCGGGGGGGGAGACCTCCTGGAAAATGTGTTCCATGTATGTTTGGGGAAGggctgtgggggggagggcagcaaggtggggttgggggcagagggctggcgcctaccccccccccaccgtgagCTGTGTGAAAAGGCTGAAAGTTTGGTTCTTCTAGCGGGCTGGGGAGGCGTGTGTTCCTCTTCCCCGTGTTTGGTTTCCAAGGAATGCAAAAtatcaagggttttttttttcctggttgcTTTTTATTTGTAATGCTTTAAACTTGAATCTACACCTTATATTGGAGCCTCCTCACCTACAAgaggaaaaaaataataaattgcaaaaaaatgaaaacattccTGGAAAGTCGGTAGTTTTTGCCACCCCCCTGCATTTGATTCCTGGCGGTTCAGGGTTGTGCCAGGTAGCGGTTCATAGATTGAATAATGCCCAGGCTTTCTTGCTTTGTATAGCTGGATGGAGCTGTATTACACTGTGGTGAATTAAAATCCTGTGCTAAGGAAAGCTGGATTCTGCAGCCAGCAGAATGGGATGCATCGTTTCTCTTGTCTGCTTAAGGTACCACTCTTCTACCAAGGGACCCCCAGCCATTTGTAGCTTAAAATAATGGCCAGTGAGGCAAGACTGGGATGGAGAAAGAGATTCAGCCCCACTCCTAGGCAGCAGTGGGTCAACAAAAGTTTCTGACACAGAATAGTTCAACAGCCAGTAAATGGCACTGGCTCCAAAGCTCAGGGCAGGAGCGAAGGTGATCGATATCCTACATATTTAATAGCTTGGCTCCCTGAAAGCCAAGTCACAGGATCAGAGAGCCTTGGGAACCAGTTTTTCTTGAGTTTTACTGTGGAGCATGAAGCTCGCAATTGTCTGCAGGAAGGCAGTAAAGATCAGGACCAAGAGGCAGAGAGTGACAGACATTTCTCCTGCCAATGCTTGGATTTCTAGATGAAGCAGAGTGCACAAGCTGATTGCAGAAAATGCATCCACTGCATAGCACCTTAAGGTGGGGGTGAGGTTttagctccgtggaagagcatctgcttgcttgtatGCCGAAGGCCCcggcttccatccctggcagcatctccaggaaggactgggaaagacctctgcttgaagccagtcagaacagacaagACTCTGCTTAAAGTCCAGCCCTCCCCTAGACCAGTGCTCTGCTCTCACTGTATTGACCCAGGATCCCCCAAGTGTTTCGGTAGTTGAAAACAGGAGGTGGTCTTGAGTTCAGAATCCTGTTCCTTTCGAGGAAATGCAGGTGTAGCCTGCATTTCGCCTCTGCTGCTTAAGGGGatcgtcttaaatccagagtcctcttgCATCCAGGTAACAAAAGGCAATCCACACAAACATTTACAGACACACATACTGGTTGAAGGGTTTATTTCTCCCCTGCTGTCCACATGTGCCACTaaaatgcctttttttaaaaaaaaaaatgccccaTATACAAAGAACTGACCAGTGTCCCTTGGCCCAGACTGGCTTTGGAGAAACAGAGGTGCACATGTGATTGGTGAAGTGCAAACACAGCAGCCGTGCCCAGGTGCCACCGGTCATGCCTTAATCCCTTCCCCCCAGCTGTGGCTAGCTTTGCCGCTTCGAGGAGTCCTGAACAGTCCTAGCAAAGtaaacattaaaagaaaaagaaaattcctcAGCTTAAGTAAGTCCTGTTGGGTTCATCCTCGTTTCTTCTTAAAACAGAAAGAGTTGCTTAGGCGGTAGGGAGCTTCTCGCAGCCCGTTCCTTGGGAAGAAGAGACCAGGTGGGACGCAGGCTTCCTCTCCGAAGCGAGGAGGCACAGAATCCCCGAGCCGcgtcccgctgctgctgctgctgcaaaagcGATGCGCCAGGGGTCTTGGGTCGGCCTCTCCAACTTTCAGTGTCTGCACATGGTCGGGTCCGCCAGCTTTCCAGACTCTTCGCTGCTAAGGAGAGAGTCTCTTTCTTCCAGCGCTGCTGGTAGCGTCGTCTGCCGGTAGGCAACGAACTGGAAAGAGATCTGGGGTGTGTGGGAGTTAAGGTCTGTATTGGTAACGGGAAGGACAACTTCGGCCTTTACCGGGAAAGCCTGTCCCCCTGCCTTTTTGGCAAACTCTTTTGGTTTTGTCCATTTGAACACATTACTTCGGAGGTGCCCAAACCTGGGTGTCTGGatgatcttggactacaactcctatcatcccctacCACAGTGGCTGCGTTGGCAGGGGACAATGGGAGGAGTAGTCCATCATCCAGATACCCAAGTTCAAACACCCCTGTGTTCTCAAAAAGCGCTATTGCCTACACGCCTCTTTCTCCACCCAAATTCAAAAGGCTAACTTCCAAGCTCCAAAGCTGTTTGGGGTCTGGAATTCGGGGAGCCCAAAGATCCCGCATGACTCGGTCTGACACACAAGGCTAGCCTTCGAGGCCCTTTTCTAGGAGGTTGGCCTTGATGGGCTCCTTAATGAGTTTCACCATTAGGACCTCTCTGGAGAAAACCAGGGAGTCTTGACCCTTTCAATAAACGCGTTTCATCCACAGCTTTTCGGCCGTCTCTCTGAACAGAGACACACAGGGCTGCAGAACAGGGCCCTGCTAAATTCAAGGCTGGGAGCTTCCTCCCAAGCAAGCGTGTGCAGGACGACGGCCTCCAAAGTCTCAAAAGCCGAAACCCACCCTCGCCTCGGTTGCACTCGGACGCAAACGTCAGAGCGAGGGAGGGCAGCCTGGCCACCGGAAGGATACGACAATGTCCAGAAAGAGGACGCCCAAGCTGCCGACCAGCCAAGGGAGGTGGTGGACCACGTAGCTGCCTTCCGTCTGGCCTGGGTCCGGGTTCTTCATGAGGACGCCCACGCCGTACAACGTGTTCCCAAGCATCACCAgcgcaaagagagagaaagagatcccGGTGGTGGACTGCCTCTTGAACTGCAAGGCAACGACAGCGTGTTTCGGTTGGGACATGTACGTAGACTTACGATCAACGCTTCTGGGGttacgggggtgggtggggtgcggTTCTCCTTGCTCCACGTTGCTCTACGGCAGGGATCTAGCCCTTCCCCAGATCCTCCCCCAggtccttcctttcccctccatcTTGCTTGTCTAATCCCAGATTATAAGCACTCGGCTACTTCTTGAATCCAAAGCTGACAGATACTTATACCCGGCTTTCCaacaaaaagtccccaaagtggtttacacagatataagtaaagatggatccctgtccccaaagggctcaccgtcttAAAAACTCAAGATAGAAACCTGAACACAAACCCGCTtagtcaggctttttagttttattgttttaaagctCTGGTTTGAGAGTTTTTGATTGCATTTCAAATTGTTTTGTGTTAAAATGTTCTAATGGTTTTATATTGGgacctgcccagggactttttttgtttgtttggggtggtatatacatgtactaaataaataatagacaccagcaatagccactggagggatgctgtgctggggtcggataggggcagttgctctccccctgctcaatacaagagaattATTGGCAATGAGTTCCCGGCAAACTTTAGACTTTAGCAAGGTGAGCTGAGGTCCTCTCCTGACCTGGCTTGGAAGAGGTGCCCCCACCTCCTTTGTAACACTTACGTTGGTGTAGATCTGGGGGAGCCGGGAAAGCAAGTACAGCACCGATGCAATGGACCCGATCATGAAGCCAATGATTTCCTTCCTGGTGAAAGGCTGTGGAAGAGATGAGTGGTTAAGAACATGGGCTGCTTTACGTTCTAAAACCCAGATCATAAAAGATGGAGCCTGCTTTTTGCAGGGAAACTTCACCACAAAGTGATAAAATGCTGGCTAATTCTTTTATGATCTCCCCTGTGTCTCTCTTCTCCACTCTGGCTGATGGgtcaacaacaatatttatatactgcttttcaacaagaagttcccaaagcggcttgcttaaataaataaagataaagatggctccctgtccccaaagggctcaccatcgaaaaagaaacacaagatggacactggcaacagccactggagggacgctgtgctggggacggagaggaccagttgctcccccccctgctcaatacaagagaatcgccactttaaaaacatGCCTGTCTGCTCAGTCAGCAGGTCGGTCATTGAGGACACTGCACACAACCTGTTCCTGCTACAGGGCTGGTGACAGCAGCCAGGTTAGGATTTATGttcacaagagagagaaaaaaaacaaGAGGAGTCCTCTCCATTGTGTTTTCGGGGGCATGGGGTCAGAGCTCAGTAGCAggccacctgctttgcatgcagatggtcctggATTCAATCCCAGGCAACATTGGGGacgctgcctgaaaccttggagagctgctgccagtcagtgcagacaatgcagATCTGGGTGGCcgaaaggtctgactcagtacacggCAGCTTCCCACGTTCCTTTTCAAGCAAGCAACTCACCTCCCACTCGGGTTCCTCCTCCGAAGAGAGAAGTGCCCTCCCTTTGAAGACTGCCGTCCCTTCGCCAACAGGAGATTTCGGTTCGACTAGGAGGGAGGTTGCCGACAGAGTCCCCACCACAATGAAGGCGCAGACGGCATTAATCGGAGCAGAAACTGAGAAGGAGAAGAGCGGGGGGCAGTGAGGACCACAGGGCGTCCCCTCCCTATCCTCCTCGGTCCAAGGATTTGGGACTGaccccctgcatttcccccccactcaTTTACGCTTCGTTTTCAACCCAACACTGGAAGAAACCAGCCACAGAGACCAACCCTAGGCTATCTCTCCAAGATCTAAACCTCAGTGTTGAGTATCTCCGgaggagagatagagaaagaggCAATCCAGTTATCTGCAGACAGGAAGCGGTTCGGAGTTACGATCAAGCAGGGCAACCGGTCTGCTGAGAAGACGGCTCTTCCAAAAGCTCAGAGTTTCCTCCGGGCCACAGATCGTGTGTCCACAAATCGGGGCTTGTTACTCAGCACCTaacggcgcagcggggaagtgactggattagcaagccagaggttgctggttcgaaaccccgctggtctgttccccagaatatgggaaactcctatatatgatataggcagatgctgaaaggcatcgtctcatactgtgtgggaggaggccatgggaagcccctcctgtattctaccacagaaaacacctatatctctgtggttgccaggagttgaaaccgacttgacagcacactttacctttactcggTGGTGGGGTTCACACTGAGCACTGGAGCAAATTCAGTAGTGCCTCAGAGCCTGTGCAGAGTGCACCACCACACCGCTGCctgttttctccctccccccctggaAATCTCCTAGCGGCTTGAACCTCTCCTAGCGGCCGATCCCAACAAAGCAGTAAcgaagaagcactctgtgcatgcacagagaagaAGTTACACACTCCTGGGCTGGACTCAAACACGATGGAAACAGGTTAGCCCCCAGCTCAAGTGGAACTCTGGGGATTttattctctgccacgggatgtggcgatAGCCACCAGCTTGAACATAAGACAGCccggctgctggatcaggcccaaggaagcccatctagtccagcttcctgttccccacagtggcccacctctgggaagcccacaggccagaggtctgtgcatgccctcttctcctgctgtggctcccctgcaactgggatccagaggcatcgtgcctctgaggctggaggtggccgttgactagtagccactgagaccggccctccatgaat
The genomic region above belongs to Hemicordylus capensis ecotype Gifberg chromosome 16, rHemCap1.1.pri, whole genome shotgun sequence and contains:
- the SLC66A1 gene encoding lysosomal amino acid transporter 1 homolog isoform X1, which produces MSSLGHFRKPKGLRLSDGLLFPGVPGVTSATEPPPHTRALQDAPCQAGTMDAHSRRFGTPSGNLSSCPNGSQWILAVFHECAEDGWDVASVVLGLVSILCFAAASFPQYYQACKTGIMDQALSIYFLLGWLGGDTLNLIGSLLANQLPLQVYTAIYYVLADLLMLSLYLYYKIKNQREGFSAPINAVCAFIVVGTLSATSLLVEPKSPVGEGTAVFKGRALLSSEEEPEWEPFTRKEIIGFMIGSIASVLYLLSRLPQIYTNFKRQSTTGISFSLFALVMLGNTLYGVGVLMKNPDPGQTEGSYVVHHLPWLVGSLGVLFLDIVISFQFVAYRQTTLPAALEERDSLLSSEESGKLADPTMCRH
- the SLC66A1 gene encoding lysosomal amino acid transporter 1 homolog isoform X2, which encodes MDAHSRRFGTPSGNLSSCPNGSQWILAVFHECAEDGWDVASVVLGLVSILCFAAASFPQYYQACKTGIMDQALSIYFLLGWLGGDTLNLIGSLLANQLPLQVYTAIYYVLADLLMLSLYLYYKIKNQREGFSAPINAVCAFIVVGTLSATSLLVEPKSPVGEGTAVFKGRALLSSEEEPEWEPFTRKEIIGFMIGSIASVLYLLSRLPQIYTNFKRQSTTGISFSLFALVMLGNTLYGVGVLMKNPDPGQTEGSYVVHHLPWLVGSLGVLFLDIVISFQFVAYRQTTLPAALEERDSLLSSEESGKLADPTMCRH